GGCAACCCGGTCGAGCTCCTCGGCTGCCTGCCCGGCGCCGGTCACGTCGCCGCTGGCGAGGAAGGCATCGACGGCCGCAGGGAGTAGGCGGGCGCGGTCGGCAGGGGTCGTGGCTTCGGCCAGAGCCCGGCGCACAGCCGCGCCCGCGGCTGCCGGGTTGCCTTCGGCCAGGCGCAGCTGGGCCAGCCCGGGCTGAGGGTCGTGGCCCCAGCCGCTCGCCTCCAGGTAGCCCCGTTCGGCGGCCCCCAGCTCACCGCGCAGGCGGTGGAGCTCGGCCCGCTGGTACCAGGCGGCCCCGAGGGCGGGGCGAGGCTGGGGACGGGAGAGCTGGTCGCGGGCCGCCTCGGCGTCGTCGATGGCGTCGTGCCAGCGGCCTTGGAGGAGCATCACCTGCGACCGGTGCACCAGGCATGCGCCTCGGTAGGCGACCAGTCCCGGCTGGGCTGCGCACCAGCGCGACAGGGCCATCGTCCACTCCCGGGCTCGCCCGTGGTCGAAGCTCCGGTTGCAGGCCTCGATCACCGCGCAGTAGACGAGTCCCGCGACCAGGGGCGAGACCTCGCCGGCGGTGACTGCCACCATGGCCTCGTCGAGGAGGGCCAGGCCCGCCGGACCATCGCCCTCGGCGATCCGCGCCTGGCCCATGCCGACCCGTCCCAGCGTGGTCAGGTCGGTGTCGCCGTGGCGCCCTCCTATGCCGGCAACCCGCTCGAAGGTCTCGCGTGCCTCGGCCGCGTGGCCGGCGTCGAGCTCGCGCAGGCCCACAGGAACGAGCACGTAGCCGTTCTCGACGCAGTCCGAGCCGCATTCGTCGAGGACGCGCTGGGCGCGGGCGATCCAACCTCCGGCCTGGGCCAGCTCGCCCCGGGAGGCGAGGCTGAACCCGATCCAGAATGCCTGGCGGGCGGCTCGGGGGAGGTCACCCCGTGCGAGGGCCTCGTGGTGCGCAGCGGTCAGGAAGCGGTCGCTGTCGGCCTCGGCCCCTGCGAGATAGGCGGCCGTGGCCAGCCGCTCGAGGTCGTCGAGGTCGAGGGGGGACTCGCGGTGCGCCTCGGCCAGGAGGTCCGCCGCCTCGGGCCATCGCCGTTGCTCGAAGGCCTGGCGCCCCGTGAGTACGTTCGCCCGCACGCGTCTGCTTTCGTCGCTTCCGCTGGCTTCGGCCTGAGTCTAGGTCCGTGCCCCGGCCCAACCCGGCCCAACCCGGCCCAACCTGGGCCGAAGGGCCGTGGACCAGCGCCGCCTGCCAGATCATGTTCACAGCAGGTCCGCAGCCGGGGCGGAGCGGCGGCGGAGGAAGTCGGCCACCTGGTCGGCCAGCCACTCGGGCGCATCGCGGCCGGGGAGGTGGTCGAGGACGAGGACGGGCTTGTCGTCGAGGTCGGGGACATCGGCGGCGCTCGCGGCCAGAACCACGGCGTTCACCCTGTCGGGGTGGTCGGCGGCAAAGCGGGCGACGAGCTCGCCGCCGGTGCCGGTGCCCACCAGTGTCACCGAGGGCAGGACCAGCCCCCGGAGGAGCTCGAGCAGGTCCTCCACGTGCTCTTCCACCCCAGCCGCCTCGCTCCGCATCTGGGGGGCGATGGCCCGCACTCCGTCGGCCGCTAAGGGCGACAGCGCGCTGTGCCAGGCGTCCTGTGGACCAGCGAGATCGTGGACGAGGACGACCGGCTCGCCCGTGCCCTGCTCCTGATAGGCCAGCGTCCGGTCCCCGGCGGTCACGGTGCCGTCCACAATCTCGTACAGCTCGTCGCCCGCGCCGTCGGCCATTGTGGCGATGGTCATCGAGCTCCCGACGGGCACGGGCACGTAGCTGGCCCGCTCCGCTTCAGCGGCGGGTGCCCGCCGGGTGATGCGGTAGAGGGCGTACACAGCCACCACCGAGTAGGCGGAGGCCAGGACGGCGAACATGGCCACCGGCCCCGACACCTCGATGGTGGCCGCGACGACCAGCGGGCCGGCGATTGCGCCCATCCCGTTCATCAGCACCATGCGGGCGCCTGCGGCCACCCGGGTGCCGTCGGCCAGGTAGTCGTTCAGGTGGGCGTTGGCCAGGGAATAGAGCGGGAAGGCCATGCCCCCGGCCACGGCCATGAGCATGACAAGAGGCACGAGCCGGTCGGGGCCGGCGAAGGCGGCGGCCACCGCCGCGACGGTCCCGGTCGCACCGGCGGCGACGATCACGAGGCGGCGGTCGGTGCGGTCTGACCAGCGCCCCAGAGGGAACTGGAGAAGCAGGGCGCCGGCCAGGGCCGCGAAGATCAGGGCCGACGTGGCTCCCTGGCGCAGGCCGGCCTCGGCCGCGAAGATGACCCCGCCGCTGACCACGGCCGCACCGAGGAACCCCGACAGCGCGGCCCCGACCCCGGCCAGGGGGGCCGCTCTCATGAGGTCCCGCAGCGACAGGGGATGGGGGTCGGGCACGTCGGGGGCGTGCACGTTGGCCAGCGCCACCGGGACGACGGCCAACGAGACCAGTACCGACGCCAGCACGAAGGCCGCGAACCCGCCGGCGTCGGCCACCGAGAACAGGAGCTGGCCGGCGGCCATGCCACCCGTCACCACCACCATGTACCCGGCCAGCATCCCCCCCCTGGTGGAATTGGTGGCCACGCCGTTGAGCCACGTCTCGGTGACGACGTAGAGGCCCGAGAGGCACACGCCCGAGACCACCCGCAACACGAGCCAAGGAAGCGGGTCAGCTCTGACGACGTGGACGAGCACGGCGGCCGAAGCCAGCGAGGCCAGGCCCGCGAAGACACGGACGTGGCCCACCCGGCGGATCGTCGGGGCTGCGGCCAGCGAACCCACCAGGAACCCGGCGTAATAGCCCGACAGCACCAACCCGGTGGCCGTGGGCCGGAAGCCCTCGATGCCGGCCCGGATCCCCAGGAGGGTCGACGTGAGCCCATGCCCGGCCATGAGCAGGCCCATGGCCGCGAACAGCGGGAGGGCGTCGACCATCGACCGCCGGAACCCGGGATGGACGCCCTCGGTCCAGGTCAAGGTGGCGACGAGATCACCCCCGCGGGGGCCCGGCAAGACCGCTCCAGGGGACGGCCGGGCGTCGTCGAAGTGGTGTCATGGCTGGTCGGCGGGTGCGTGGGGCGACGTGTTGGCGCCCGGCCCCGGCGACCCACCCTAACGTCGGGCCCTGCCGGGGTCGGCGCCGGCCCGGTGCGCCCCCCGGTCTGGAACGAAACCGGGCGTCCGAAGCGTTTAACTGATGGCTATGAGCAAGAACACGTTCAAGACCTACACGCTGCTCGCCTTCCTCGGGGGCCTGCTCGTTCTCGGGGGCTCGTTCTTCGGGCGGGGCGGGATGTTCATCGGGCTGCTGCTGGGCTTGGCCTTCGTCGGCGCCTCTTATTGGTTCTCCGACAAGATCGCCATCAAGTCGGCCCGGGCCGTACCGGTCACCGAGCAGCAGATGCCGGAGTACTACCGGATCATGCGGGAGCTGACGGCGGCCGCCGGCATGCCCATGCCCAAGCTGTACGTGACCCCTGACCGCCAGCCCAACGCCTTCGCCACCGGCCGCAACCCCGACAACGCAGCCGTGGCCGTCACCCAGGGCATCCTCGAGATCTTGGACTGGAACGAGTTGCGGGGAGTGCTGGCCCACGAGATCAGCCACATCGGCAACCGCGACATCCTCATCGGTTCGGTGGCCGCGGCCGTGGCCATGGGCATCACCTTCGTGGCCCGTATGGCCATGTGGGGCGCCATGCTGGGCGGCGGCCGGGGTGACGACCGCAACGCCAACCCCATAGCCCTGCTGGCCATGGCCCTGCTGGCCCCCATGGCGGCCGCCGTCTTGCAGATGGCCCTCAGCCGCAGTCGGGAGTACGAGGCCGACCGCACCGGGGCCCGGCTCCTGGGTGACGGGGAGTCCCTGGCCCGGGCCCTGTCGAAGCTCGAGCAGGGCGCCCGGGCCGTTCCGATGGATGTCGACCCCGTCCAGGCCGGCAAGTACATCGTGAACCCGCTGACTGGCCGCCGGGTCCAGTTTGCCAACTGGTTCGCCAGCCACCCGCCCGTCGAGGACCGGGTCGCCCGCCTGCGGGCCGGCGAGTGGAGGCGATAGAGCGCCGCCAGGCAGGAATCGGGGTGGCGATGTCGAACAGAATGGGGACGTGCCGAGACGAGCCCGCTCAATGCTCGCCCTCGTCCCCACCCTGGCGGGACTGATCACGGGAGGGGCGCTGACGGCGCGCGCCGACGTGGGGCCGCCCGCACCGATCGCGGCCCAGCAGTCACCCCCCACCACGGCCGGCCTGCTTGACGACTTGTTGGGCAGGCTGCTGCCGACCACGACGACCGTGCCCGCACCTCCGTCGACCGAGGCGCCTCCGCCCCCGCCGGAGGACCACGCGCCGTCGCCTCCCACGGCCGGTGAGCCGTCGTCGGGCAGTGGCACCACGGCGCGCACCGTGCCAGCCGACGCCCAGCGGGTCGTCAATTCGGTGGTCCGCACCGGAAGCAACAACAGCCTCGCCCTCCTCGAGGCACTGCGGCCCTTGACAGACCAGGGTCTCACCGACGAGGAAGCGGCAATCGTTGGCATGGGCCAGTTCCCGATCGCGGGCGAGGTCTACTGGACCGACGACTGGTTGATGCCCCGGTTCACCCCCCAGTTCCACCTCCACATGGGGACCGACCTGTTCGCGGCCCGGGGTACACCCGTGAGGGCGCCGGTGGCCGGCCGGGTCGAGTTCGCCTCCGAGGGAGCCGGGGGGCTCGCCGCCTACGTCACCACGTCCGACGGCACCTACTACTACCTGGCCCACCTCGACCGGTTCCCCAAGGACGTGCGGTCGGGCCAGCACGTCGAACAGGGCCAGGTCGTCGGGTTCGTCGGCTCGACGGGTAACGCGGACGACAGTGCTCCCCACGTCCACATCCAGATCCATCCTCGGGGCGGGGCGGCCGTCAACCCCAAGCCGATCGTCGACCGGTGGCTGGCCGAGGCCATCGCCGGCGCCCCCGCCGTGCTGGCCTCCTACCGGGTCGGTCTCCCCCGGCCGTTGACGGCCGCGGGCGTGCTCCGGCGTATGGGCTCGGGATCGCTCGGCGGCCCCACCTCCAGCGACGGCCCCCAGCTGTGGGCCCGCAGCGTACGCCGGGAGAACGGCTCGGTGCGCCTGACCGCCGCGGCCGCCACGCAGTCCTCCCCCCCGATGGCCACGGCCGAGGACATGCGGGCCATCGACCTGGTCCGGGCCCGGCAGGTGACCCACGAGCTGCTCTCGCCCATCACCCCCCGGGTGCTGGCCGCTCCGACGAGGCCCCTGATCAGTCCCTGAAGTTCTTGAACTGCAGGGGGATGCCGAAGTCATGGGCCTTCAGGGCGGCGATCGTCCCCTGAAGGTCGTCCTTCTTCTTGGCCGTGACCCGTACCTGTTCGCCTTGGGCCTGTGACGACACGCCCTTGGCCGCCTTGTCCTTGACCAAGCGGTTGATCTCCCGGGCCTTCTCGTCGCTGATACCGGCGGCCAGCGTGATGGCCTGGCGGACCGTCCCCTTGGAACCTTCCTCGACCTTGCCGTAAGTGAGGGCTTTCAACGAGACCTGGCGGCGGACCAGCTTCTCCTCGAGGACCTGGGTCAGCGCCCGCAGGCGGTCCTCGCTCGCTGACCGCATCCGGATCTCGCCGTCGGCCAGCTCGACGGCCGACCCGGTGTCCTTGAAGTCGAACCGGGTGGACACCTCCCTCTGGGCCTGGTCCACGGCGTTGCGGACTTCCTGCAGGTCGAGCTCGGAGACGACGTCGAAGGACGGCATGACCAACGCTAACCCGACCACCGGGCCGGAGGCGTAACCCCTCAGTGGTGGTGCCGGCGCAGGGTAACCTGACCGGGTTACCCCTGGGTCGGTACCCAAGTGGCCAAAGGGAGCTGACTGTAAATCAGCCGGCAAAGCCTTCGCAGGTTCGAATCCTGCCCGGCCCACTCAGGACAAAAGTGCTGGTCAGCATGCCATCCGCCTCGGCGACAGCGCCCACGGTCGGCTGGTCCAGCACTCGGCGGTGGTCACGGTTTGGTCACGGCCGGCCTCCGTGAACCATCACCGCGCGCTCTCGGCGAACGGACCGGACGTGGTGCTCGTTGAAGGGCAGTGTGACGGAAGCCGACCCTAACCTTAGAGATGAAACAGAGAGCAAGATACAGGCTGCGTCACATTTGCATCAGGATGCCATCTAACTACAGCAGCTTCTGCATCAGGACGACGTCCAGCCAGCGGCCGAACTTGCGCCCGACCTCCTTCTCGACGCCCACGACCCGGAACCCGCAGGCCTGGTGGAGGGCGATCGAGGCCTCGTGGCCGTCGACGATGCGGCCCATGACGGCGTGGAAGCCGTGGAGCGTGCCCAGGCGGAGGAGATCCTCGAGCAGAGCCCGGCCCACGCCCTGGCGGTGCTGGTCGGGGTGGACGTAGACCGAGTCCTCGACGGTCGTGGCGTAGGCCGGACGGGGACGGTAGGGGCTCAGCGACGCGAAGCCCACGACCTGGCCCGATGGGCCGGTGGCCACCACCGCCGGGTGGGCCCCGGAGTGCTCGGCGATCCACTGTTGCTGCTCGGCAAGGGTGCGGGGGACCAGGTCGAAGGTGACGGTCGTGGCGGTCACGGCCGGGTTGTAGATAGCCCGGATGGCCTCGGCGTCGTCTTGGCGGGCCAGGCGGACGTCAATGGGCTCGCGCACGGCGTGAACCCTACGAGCACCGCTGGGGGCTCCGATAGCATGGTCGGCGCAGTGAAACGCCCCCTTAGCTCAGTCGGCAGAGCACAGCCATGGTAAGGCTGGTGTCGTCGGTTCGATTCCGACAGGGGGCTCGCCAGAAAGACCCTGGCGGCGTAGCTCAGTTGGCAGAGCGCTCGGCTCATAATCGAGTGGTCGGCGGTTCGAGTCCGCCCGCCGCTACCATTGCCCGTCCCGCCGGACGAGAGAAGTGTTGAGAAGGAGCGACGAAGATGGCCAAGGGTGAGAAGCGGGTCAAGGTCACCTTGGCCTGTGAGCAGTGCAAGCGGCGCAACTACATCACCATGAAGAACAAGCAGAACGACCGTGAACGCATGGAGATCAAGAAGTACTGCCGCTGGGACCGCTCGCACACGGTCCACCGCGAGACCCGGTAACCAGTAGCTCCCCCGCGGGGTCTGAGCAGGCAGTGGGTGCCACCGAGCAGGAGGCTGCGCTAGTCGCAGCGGCCAAAGAAGGCGACCGCGCCGCCTTCGACGAGCTCGTGCGCGCCACCCACGCCGACATCTACACGCTCGCTTACCGGCTCACCGGGGATGAAGAGGACGCACGAGACGTGCTCCAGGATGCTTACCTACGCGCCTTCCGAGGCATCAAGCGGTTCAGGGGCGACGCCCGGTTCTCCACGTGGATGTACCGGATAACGGCCAACTGCGCCGCCACCTACCTCTCCAAGCGGACCAAGAACCGCACCGAGGAGCTGTCCGACGACGAGCCCGTGGCCGACACCAGGCCCGAGATCGACCCTGAGGCGGTGGCCGAGGCAGGCATGCTGCGGGACCGGGTCACCGAGGCCCTGGGCGAGCTACCGCCCCGCCTGCGGGCTGTGGTCGTCCTGCGGGACGTCTACGACCTGCCCCACGAAGCGATCGCGTCCGAGCTCGGCATCACCGAGGCGGCGGCCAAGGTCCGGCTCCACCGGGCCCGCCGCAAGCTGCGGGAGCGCTTGTACCCACTGCCCGGAGAGGAGAGGGCCCGTGCCGTCTAGAGGCTCCAACGTCGGGAACCCCACCCGTAACGGGTCGGGCTTGACCTGTGCCTCGGTGGCCGCGGCCCTGCCCGGCATCGTGGAGGGCGTGGCCGTGGCCGACCTCGAACTGCGCCGCCATGTCGACGCCTGCCTGCGCTGCCAGGCCGAGCTGGCCCAGTACCGCAAGCTGCTCAAGGCCCTCCACCAGCTGCGGACCGAGGTGCTCGAGCCCGCCCCTGGGGTCCTGGCCGACATCTTCACCACTTTGGAGGCGGCTAGCGAGCGCCGGGCCATGAGGTTCCTTCTTGGCGGCCGCCGGGCCGCTTATGTGGGGGGCATCGCGGCCGCCACCGCCGCCGGAGCGGCTGGCGCCTTCGTGCTCGCCACCCGTGCCCGCCACCGCAACAAGCTCCGCCTGGCCAGCTAGTTCCTCTCCTGAACGGGGCCCCACGTCTGCCCGGGGGGCGGACCCCTGGCCCGCGAGGTATCCTCGACGCAAGCCCAGGGACCGAACCCCGAAGGGCAGTAGCTCAACTGGTAGAGCACCGGTCTCCAAAACCGGCGGTTGGGGGTTCGAGTCCCTCCTGCCCTGCTCGAACAGAACTGCTCGAACAGAACGTTCCAGAAGCTGATCGCACGCTGTCGTGCCAGAGGTCGCCGTGAACCGAGAAATGAAGCGGATGATGCAGCGCCAGGGTCAGGTCGACCGTGAGGGCGCGCCCGTCCGGAAGGAGGGCGCGGGCCGCCCCGCGCCCAAGCCGCCCGACCAGCGGGTCAAGGCCCGGGAGTTCCTGCGTCAGGTACGGGCCGAGCTTCGCAAGGTGGCGTGGCCCAACCGCAAAGAGGTCATCCACTACTCGACGATCGTGCTGATCGCCCTGCTGCTGCTCACCGCCCTCATCTTCCTGCTCGACCTCGCCTTCGGTAAGGGCGTCATCTGGCTGTTCAGGACATGAGCGACGCCACCCCGGCCGACGACGACCAGCCCGACGAGAACGCCGAGGTCTCCGCCCCATTCCTCACCGAGGACGAGCTGCTGGGCGTCCCCGACCCCGACGACGCCGTTGCGGCCGCCTTCGACGGCGACGGCGACGGCGAGGACGAAGCCGACGAGGTGCCGGCCCGGGTCGAGAGCCCCTACGACCGGCCCGGGGCGTGGTACGTCGTGCACACCTACGCGGGCTACGAGAACAAGGTCAAGTCCAACCTCGAGAGCCGTATCGCCTCCATGAACATGGAGGACCTGATCTACGAGTGCGTCATCCCCATGGAGGACGTGATCGAGTTCAAGGGTGGCAAGCGGGTGGTCGTCCAGAAGAAGGTCTTCCCGGGTTACCTGCTCGTTCGGTGCGTGCTCGACGACGACTCGTGGCGGGTGGTGCGCAACACCCCGGGGGTGACCGGATTCGTGGGCCTCGGCGCCCGCCCCACGCCCCTGTCCCGCAAAGAGGTCGAGAGCATCCTCCAGGTCCAGCCCGAGGGCGTCGAGACGGGGCGCAAGCCCATGCGCCGGCCCATGTACGAGGCGGGCGAGAGCGTCCGGGTGAAAGAAGGGCCGTTCGCCGACTTCTCGGGCCAGATCGCCGAGATCAACGAGGACCAGCTCAAGCTCAAGGTGCTCGTCAACATCTTCGGGCGCGAGACACCCGTCGAGCTCGAGTTCAGCCAAGTCGCCAAGCTTTAGGAGAACAAGATGGCCAAGCGGCGCGTCGCCGCGGTCGTGAAGATCCAGATCCCGGCCGGCGCGGCTACGCCCGCGCCCCCGGTCGGGACCGCTCTGGGCCCTCACGGCATCAACATCATGGAGTTCTGCAAGCAGTACAACGCGGCCACCGAGTCGCAGCGGGGCACCGTCATCCCGGCCGAGATCACCGTCTTCGAAGACCGGTCGTTCACGTTCGTGACCAAGACGCCGCCCACGCCCGTGCTGCTGCGGGCCGCGGCCGGGGTCGACAAGGGCTCCCAGAGCCCGGGCAAGGAGGCGGCCGGGTCGGTGACCGACGAGCAGGTCGCGGAGATCGCCCGCACCAAGCTGCCCGACCTCAACGCCAACGACCTCGAGGCGGCCAAGCGCCAGGTGGCGGGCACGGCGCGCTCGATGGGCATCCGGGTCAACTAGGGGAGCGGGGCATGGGCAACAACAACAGGGACAGCAAGCACTACGAGGACGCCATCCGCCGCCTCGACCG
This genomic interval from Actinomycetota bacterium contains the following:
- a CDS encoding response regulator transcription factor, translated to MRANVLTGRQAFEQRRWPEAADLLAEAHRESPLDLDDLERLATAAYLAGAEADSDRFLTAAHHEALARGDLPRAARQAFWIGFSLASRGELAQAGGWIARAQRVLDECGSDCVENGYVLVPVGLRELDAGHAAEARETFERVAGIGGRHGDTDLTTLGRVGMGQARIAEGDGPAGLALLDEAMVAVTAGEVSPLVAGLVYCAVIEACNRSFDHGRAREWTMALSRWCAAQPGLVAYRGACLVHRSQVMLLQGRWHDAIDDAEAARDQLSRPQPRPALGAAWYQRAELHRLRGELGAAERGYLEASGWGHDPQPGLAQLRLAEGNPAAAGAAVRRALAEATTPADRARLLPAAVDAFLASGDVTGAGQAAEELDRVAGQLGAPLLRARAAFALGSVRLATGETEVALEHLRAASGAWQHLDAPFEAARARALTARAYQALGDGDTAAVEREAARRVYEGLGARPALDELASGGGPPPASRAPDHPLTSRETEVLRLLCAGTSNKAIAAQLFVSDRTVDRHVSNILTKLGLSSRTAAAAWAYEHGVV
- a CDS encoding MFS transporter; this translates as MTWTEGVHPGFRRSMVDALPLFAAMGLLMAGHGLTSTLLGIRAGIEGFRPTATGLVLSGYYAGFLVGSLAAAPTIRRVGHVRVFAGLASLASAAVLVHVVRADPLPWLVLRVVSGVCLSGLYVVTETWLNGVATNSTRGGMLAGYMVVVTGGMAAGQLLFSVADAGGFAAFVLASVLVSLAVVPVALANVHAPDVPDPHPLSLRDLMRAAPLAGVGAALSGFLGAAVVSGGVIFAAEAGLRQGATSALIFAALAGALLLQFPLGRWSDRTDRRLVIVAAGATGTVAAVAAAFAGPDRLVPLVMLMAVAGGMAFPLYSLANAHLNDYLADGTRVAAGARMVLMNGMGAIAGPLVVAATIEVSGPVAMFAVLASAYSVVAVYALYRITRRAPAAEAERASYVPVPVGSSMTIATMADGAGDELYEIVDGTVTAGDRTLAYQEQGTGEPVVLVHDLAGPQDAWHSALSPLAADGVRAIAPQMRSEAAGVEEHVEDLLELLRGLVLPSVTLVGTGTGGELVARFAADHPDRVNAVVLAASAADVPDLDDKPVLVLDHLPGRDAPEWLADQVADFLRRRSAPAADLL
- a CDS encoding zinc metalloprotease HtpX, giving the protein MSKNTFKTYTLLAFLGGLLVLGGSFFGRGGMFIGLLLGLAFVGASYWFSDKIAIKSARAVPVTEQQMPEYYRIMRELTAAAGMPMPKLYVTPDRQPNAFATGRNPDNAAVAVTQGILEILDWNELRGVLAHEISHIGNRDILIGSVAAAVAMGITFVARMAMWGAMLGGGRGDDRNANPIALLAMALLAPMAAAVLQMALSRSREYEADRTGARLLGDGESLARALSKLEQGARAVPMDVDPVQAGKYIVNPLTGRRVQFANWFASHPPVEDRVARLRAGEWRR
- a CDS encoding M23 family metallopeptidase, whose amino-acid sequence is MLALVPTLAGLITGGALTARADVGPPAPIAAQQSPPTTAGLLDDLLGRLLPTTTTVPAPPSTEAPPPPPEDHAPSPPTAGEPSSGSGTTARTVPADAQRVVNSVVRTGSNNSLALLEALRPLTDQGLTDEEAAIVGMGQFPIAGEVYWTDDWLMPRFTPQFHLHMGTDLFAARGTPVRAPVAGRVEFASEGAGGLAAYVTTSDGTYYYLAHLDRFPKDVRSGQHVEQGQVVGFVGSTGNADDSAPHVHIQIHPRGGAAVNPKPIVDRWLAEAIAGAPAVLASYRVGLPRPLTAAGVLRRMGSGSLGGPTSSDGPQLWARSVRRENGSVRLTAAAATQSSPPMATAEDMRAIDLVRARQVTHELLSPITPRVLAAPTRPLISP
- a CDS encoding YajQ family cyclic di-GMP-binding protein; this translates as MPSFDVVSELDLQEVRNAVDQAQREVSTRFDFKDTGSAVELADGEIRMRSASEDRLRALTQVLEEKLVRRQVSLKALTYGKVEEGSKGTVRQAITLAAGISDEKAREINRLVKDKAAKGVSSQAQGEQVRVTAKKKDDLQGTIAALKAHDFGIPLQFKNFRD
- a CDS encoding N-acetyltransferase family protein, translating into MREPIDVRLARQDDAEAIRAIYNPAVTATTVTFDLVPRTLAEQQQWIAEHSGAHPAVVATGPSGQVVGFASLSPYRPRPAYATTVEDSVYVHPDQHRQGVGRALLEDLLRLGTLHGFHAVMGRIVDGHEASIALHQACGFRVVGVEKEVGRKFGRWLDVVLMQKLL
- the rpmG gene encoding 50S ribosomal protein L33, which codes for MAKGEKRVKVTLACEQCKRRNYITMKNKQNDRERMEIKKYCRWDRSHTVHRETR
- a CDS encoding RNA polymerase sigma factor; its protein translation is MGATEQEAALVAAAKEGDRAAFDELVRATHADIYTLAYRLTGDEEDARDVLQDAYLRAFRGIKRFRGDARFSTWMYRITANCAATYLSKRTKNRTEELSDDEPVADTRPEIDPEAVAEAGMLRDRVTEALGELPPRLRAVVVLRDVYDLPHEAIASELGITEAAAKVRLHRARRKLRERLYPLPGEERARAV
- the secE gene encoding preprotein translocase subunit SecE, which codes for MNREMKRMMQRQGQVDREGAPVRKEGAGRPAPKPPDQRVKAREFLRQVRAELRKVAWPNRKEVIHYSTIVLIALLLLTALIFLLDLAFGKGVIWLFRT
- the nusG gene encoding transcription termination/antitermination protein NusG gives rise to the protein MSDATPADDDQPDENAEVSAPFLTEDELLGVPDPDDAVAAAFDGDGDGEDEADEVPARVESPYDRPGAWYVVHTYAGYENKVKSNLESRIASMNMEDLIYECVIPMEDVIEFKGGKRVVVQKKVFPGYLLVRCVLDDDSWRVVRNTPGVTGFVGLGARPTPLSRKEVESILQVQPEGVETGRKPMRRPMYEAGESVRVKEGPFADFSGQIAEINEDQLKLKVLVNIFGRETPVELEFSQVAKL
- the rplK gene encoding 50S ribosomal protein L11, producing the protein MAKRRVAAVVKIQIPAGAATPAPPVGTALGPHGINIMEFCKQYNAATESQRGTVIPAEITVFEDRSFTFVTKTPPTPVLLRAAAGVDKGSQSPGKEAAGSVTDEQVAEIARTKLPDLNANDLEAAKRQVAGTARSMGIRVN